Proteins encoded in a region of the Zea mays cultivar B73 chromosome 2, Zm-B73-REFERENCE-NAM-5.0, whole genome shotgun sequence genome:
- the LOC100280362 gene encoding uncharacterized protein isoform X3 has translation MSVVGAAVQADSAATAQDPRHAGRPAGDGDQDEAQRRQVPGLSGNRRPEGEGQAQARLCPWELAQELGVYMLSFDRPGYAESDPHPARTEESIALDIAELADNLQLGRKFYLAGFSMGGEIMWSCLKYIPHRLSGVAILGPVGNYWWPGLPSNVSRDAWYQQLPRDQWAVWVAHHLPWLTYWWNTQKLFPASSVIAYNPALLSQEDEMLMAKFGYRAYMPQIRQQGEHECLHRDMMVGFGKWSWSPLQLENPFADADADDGQGAGKVHLWHGAEDLIVPVSLSRYISQKLPWVVYHELPKSGHLFPIAEGMADIIVKSLLLGDDHLSSSASQPPHSP, from the exons ATGTCTGTCGTCGGCGCTGCTGTACAGGCAGATTCAGCCGCTACCGCCCAAGATCCCCGGCACGCCGGGCGGCCCGCCGGTGACGGCGACCAGGACGAGGCTCAGCGACGGCAGGTACCTGGCCTATCTGGAAACCGGCGTCCCGAGGGAGAAGGCCAAGCACAGGCTCGTCTTTGTCCATGG GAGCTTGCGCAAGAGCTGGGCGTTTACATGTTGTCCTTCGATCGCCCCGGGTACGCCGAGAGCGACCCGCACCCGGCCAGGACCGAGGAGAGCATCGCCCTCGACATCGCCGAGCTCGCCGACAACCTGCAGCTGGGTCGCAAGTTCTACCTTGCTGGCTTCTCCATGGGCGGCGAGATCATGTGGAGCTGCCTCAAGTACATCCCACACAG GCTCTCCGGCGTGGCCATTCTCGGCCCCGTAGGCAACTACTGGTGGCCCGGCTTGCCGTCGAACGTGTCGCGGGACGCCTGGTACCAGCAGCTCCCTCGGGACCAGTGGGCGGTCTGGGTCGCGCATCACCTGCCGTGGCTCACCTACTGGTGGAACACCCAGAAGCTCTTCCCGGCCTCCAGCGTCATCGCCTACAACCCTGCCCTCCTGTCCCAAGAGGACGAGATGCTCATGGCCAAGTTTGGCTATAGAGCCTACATG CCGCAGATCAGGCAACAGGGGGAGCACGAGTGCCTGCACCGGGACATGATGGTCGGGTTCGGCAAGTGGAGCTGGAGCCCGCTGCAGCTGGAGAACCCGTtcgccgacgccgacgccgacgaTGGCCAGGGGGCGGGGAAGGTGCACCTGTGGCACGGCGCCGAGGACCTCATCGTGCCGGTCAGCCTGTCCAGGTACATCAGCCAGAAGCTGCCGTGGGTCGTCTACCACGAGCTCCCCAAGTCGGGACATCTCTTCCCGATCGCCGAGGGGATGGCTGACATCATTGTCAAGTCCCTGCTGCTCGGAGACGATCATCTGTCGTCGTCGGCCTCACAGCCTCCTCATTCTCCATGA
- the LOC100280362 gene encoding uncharacterized protein isoform X2: MFRLARTARKLILALLTCLSSALLYRQIQPLPPKIPGTPGGPPVTATRTRLSDGRYLAYLETGVPREKAKHRLVFVHGFDSCRHDALPISTELAQELGVYMLSFDRPGYAESDPHPARTEESIALDIAELADNLQLGRKFYLAGFSMGGEIMWSCLKYIPHRLSGVAILGPVGNYWWPGLPSNVSRDAWYQQLPRDQWAVWVAHHLPWLTYWWNTQKLFPASSVIAYNPALLSQEDEMLMAKFGYRAYMPQIRQQGEHECLHRDMMVGFGKWSWSPLQLENPFADADADDGQGAGKVHLWHGAEDLIVPVSLSRYISQKLPWVVYHELPKSGHLFPIAEGMADIIVKSLLLGDDHLSSSASQPPHSP; the protein is encoded by the exons GAACGGCAAGGAAGCTCATCCTAGCGCTGCTTACATGTCTGTCGTCGGCGCTGCTGTACAGGCAGATTCAGCCGCTACCGCCCAAGATCCCCGGCACGCCGGGCGGCCCGCCGGTGACGGCGACCAGGACGAGGCTCAGCGACGGCAGGTACCTGGCCTATCTGGAAACCGGCGTCCCGAGGGAGAAGGCCAAGCACAGGCTCGTCTTTGTCCATGGGTTCGACTCCTGCAGACACGACGCGCTTCCGATCTCCACG GAGCTTGCGCAAGAGCTGGGCGTTTACATGTTGTCCTTCGATCGCCCCGGGTACGCCGAGAGCGACCCGCACCCGGCCAGGACCGAGGAGAGCATCGCCCTCGACATCGCCGAGCTCGCCGACAACCTGCAGCTGGGTCGCAAGTTCTACCTTGCTGGCTTCTCCATGGGCGGCGAGATCATGTGGAGCTGCCTCAAGTACATCCCACACAG GCTCTCCGGCGTGGCCATTCTCGGCCCCGTAGGCAACTACTGGTGGCCCGGCTTGCCGTCGAACGTGTCGCGGGACGCCTGGTACCAGCAGCTCCCTCGGGACCAGTGGGCGGTCTGGGTCGCGCATCACCTGCCGTGGCTCACCTACTGGTGGAACACCCAGAAGCTCTTCCCGGCCTCCAGCGTCATCGCCTACAACCCTGCCCTCCTGTCCCAAGAGGACGAGATGCTCATGGCCAAGTTTGGCTATAGAGCCTACATG CCGCAGATCAGGCAACAGGGGGAGCACGAGTGCCTGCACCGGGACATGATGGTCGGGTTCGGCAAGTGGAGCTGGAGCCCGCTGCAGCTGGAGAACCCGTtcgccgacgccgacgccgacgaTGGCCAGGGGGCGGGGAAGGTGCACCTGTGGCACGGCGCCGAGGACCTCATCGTGCCGGTCAGCCTGTCCAGGTACATCAGCCAGAAGCTGCCGTGGGTCGTCTACCACGAGCTCCCCAAGTCGGGACATCTCTTCCCGATCGCCGAGGGGATGGCTGACATCATTGTCAAGTCCCTGCTGCTCGGAGACGATCATCTGTCGTCGTCGGCCTCACAGCCTCCTCATTCTCCATGA
- the LOC100280362 gene encoding uncharacterized protein isoform X1: protein MFRLARGTARKLILALLTCLSSALLYRQIQPLPPKIPGTPGGPPVTATRTRLSDGRYLAYLETGVPREKAKHRLVFVHGFDSCRHDALPISTELAQELGVYMLSFDRPGYAESDPHPARTEESIALDIAELADNLQLGRKFYLAGFSMGGEIMWSCLKYIPHRLSGVAILGPVGNYWWPGLPSNVSRDAWYQQLPRDQWAVWVAHHLPWLTYWWNTQKLFPASSVIAYNPALLSQEDEMLMAKFGYRAYMPQIRQQGEHECLHRDMMVGFGKWSWSPLQLENPFADADADDGQGAGKVHLWHGAEDLIVPVSLSRYISQKLPWVVYHELPKSGHLFPIAEGMADIIVKSLLLGDDHLSSSASQPPHSP, encoded by the exons GAACGGCAAGGAAGCTCATCCTAGCGCTGCTTACATGTCTGTCGTCGGCGCTGCTGTACAGGCAGATTCAGCCGCTACCGCCCAAGATCCCCGGCACGCCGGGCGGCCCGCCGGTGACGGCGACCAGGACGAGGCTCAGCGACGGCAGGTACCTGGCCTATCTGGAAACCGGCGTCCCGAGGGAGAAGGCCAAGCACAGGCTCGTCTTTGTCCATGGGTTCGACTCCTGCAGACACGACGCGCTTCCGATCTCCACG GAGCTTGCGCAAGAGCTGGGCGTTTACATGTTGTCCTTCGATCGCCCCGGGTACGCCGAGAGCGACCCGCACCCGGCCAGGACCGAGGAGAGCATCGCCCTCGACATCGCCGAGCTCGCCGACAACCTGCAGCTGGGTCGCAAGTTCTACCTTGCTGGCTTCTCCATGGGCGGCGAGATCATGTGGAGCTGCCTCAAGTACATCCCACACAG GCTCTCCGGCGTGGCCATTCTCGGCCCCGTAGGCAACTACTGGTGGCCCGGCTTGCCGTCGAACGTGTCGCGGGACGCCTGGTACCAGCAGCTCCCTCGGGACCAGTGGGCGGTCTGGGTCGCGCATCACCTGCCGTGGCTCACCTACTGGTGGAACACCCAGAAGCTCTTCCCGGCCTCCAGCGTCATCGCCTACAACCCTGCCCTCCTGTCCCAAGAGGACGAGATGCTCATGGCCAAGTTTGGCTATAGAGCCTACATG CCGCAGATCAGGCAACAGGGGGAGCACGAGTGCCTGCACCGGGACATGATGGTCGGGTTCGGCAAGTGGAGCTGGAGCCCGCTGCAGCTGGAGAACCCGTtcgccgacgccgacgccgacgaTGGCCAGGGGGCGGGGAAGGTGCACCTGTGGCACGGCGCCGAGGACCTCATCGTGCCGGTCAGCCTGTCCAGGTACATCAGCCAGAAGCTGCCGTGGGTCGTCTACCACGAGCTCCCCAAGTCGGGACATCTCTTCCCGATCGCCGAGGGGATGGCTGACATCATTGTCAAGTCCCTGCTGCTCGGAGACGATCATCTGTCGTCGTCGGCCTCACAGCCTCCTCATTCTCCATGA
- the LOC100280362 gene encoding uncharacterized protein LOC100280362, whose product MAVSGEKPPPPPPPATASGGTARKLILALLTCLSSALLYRQIQPLPPKIPGTPGGPPVTATRTRLSDGRYLAYLETGVPREKAKHRLVFVHGFDSCRHDALPISTELAQELGVYMLSFDRPGYAESDPHPARTEESIALDIAELADNLQLGRKFYLAGFSMGGEIMWSCLKYIPHRLSGVAILGPVGNYWWPGLPSNVSRDAWYQQLPRDQWAVWVAHHLPWLTYWWNTQKLFPASSVIAYNPALLSQEDEMLMAKFGYRAYMPQIRQQGEHECLHRDMMVGFGKWSWSPLQLENPFADADADDGQGAGKVHLWHGAEDLIVPVSLSRYISQKLPWVVYHELPKSGHLFPIAEGMADIIVKSLLLGDDHLSSSASQPPHSP is encoded by the exons GAACGGCAAGGAAGCTCATCCTAGCGCTGCTTACATGTCTGTCGTCGGCGCTGCTGTACAGGCAGATTCAGCCGCTACCGCCCAAGATCCCCGGCACGCCGGGCGGCCCGCCGGTGACGGCGACCAGGACGAGGCTCAGCGACGGCAGGTACCTGGCCTATCTGGAAACCGGCGTCCCGAGGGAGAAGGCCAAGCACAGGCTCGTCTTTGTCCATGGGTTCGACTCCTGCAGACACGACGCGCTTCCGATCTCCACG GAGCTTGCGCAAGAGCTGGGCGTTTACATGTTGTCCTTCGATCGCCCCGGGTACGCCGAGAGCGACCCGCACCCGGCCAGGACCGAGGAGAGCATCGCCCTCGACATCGCCGAGCTCGCCGACAACCTGCAGCTGGGTCGCAAGTTCTACCTTGCTGGCTTCTCCATGGGCGGCGAGATCATGTGGAGCTGCCTCAAGTACATCCCACACAG GCTCTCCGGCGTGGCCATTCTCGGCCCCGTAGGCAACTACTGGTGGCCCGGCTTGCCGTCGAACGTGTCGCGGGACGCCTGGTACCAGCAGCTCCCTCGGGACCAGTGGGCGGTCTGGGTCGCGCATCACCTGCCGTGGCTCACCTACTGGTGGAACACCCAGAAGCTCTTCCCGGCCTCCAGCGTCATCGCCTACAACCCTGCCCTCCTGTCCCAAGAGGACGAGATGCTCATGGCCAAGTTTGGCTATAGAGCCTACATG CCGCAGATCAGGCAACAGGGGGAGCACGAGTGCCTGCACCGGGACATGATGGTCGGGTTCGGCAAGTGGAGCTGGAGCCCGCTGCAGCTGGAGAACCCGTtcgccgacgccgacgccgacgaTGGCCAGGGGGCGGGGAAGGTGCACCTGTGGCACGGCGCCGAGGACCTCATCGTGCCGGTCAGCCTGTCCAGGTACATCAGCCAGAAGCTGCCGTGGGTCGTCTACCACGAGCTCCCCAAGTCGGGACATCTCTTCCCGATCGCCGAGGGGATGGCTGACATCATTGTCAAGTCCCTGCTGCTCGGAGACGATCATCTGTCGTCGTCGGCCTCACAGCCTCCTCATTCTCCATGA